DNA sequence from the Gammaproteobacteria bacterium genome:
GTAAGGCAGACCATCTTAGACCACAAGAAAAACTAAGAATCGTTGCGATTAACCGAAAAACAGGCTACATCGGCACCGCACGTACGACCTATAGCACTTTAAGCAATGGCGGCGAAAGCGTCCAACTAGACATGCAACCACCCAATCTAAAAATTATTGCCGAGCGTGAATACGATGTTGAAAGTGGCCTGACCCAAGGCCAAGAGCGCAAGTATCTCATCGGTTATGAGGGCGCGGCATTAGCGTCTGACAAAATCATTAAAATCACCACCCAATGGTTTGACCATGACGGCTCACCCTTGCCCGAGGGTTTAGGTGATTTTGGGTACACCGGGCGCTTAGCCAAAATAGTCGGCGTTAACACGCTGGGCAAAGACGGCAGCGCACTGGCCGAGTTTTCAATTAAACCCGGCAGTCACACCCAACAAATACAAGTGGGTAATAGCCCCACTAAAAACGAACATTACTATGTTCAAGTCAACGGACAATCGATTAATGAAAACCCAACCTTTGATACATTAGGCGCAGGAGAGGGCCCATTACGCTATCGCCCTAAAAACTACGTGCCAGTGCTTACCCCCATTTTCGATGAGAGTTTAAGCTGGCAGCAATACCTCGCCTACCGAAAATACCAAAGCGATAACCCAACAGAAACGATAGAAAAGCCAGAGCCGCTATACCGCTGGTTCTATCGCCCAGAGCTACAATTTAGCCTCTACTCACTCGAAATTAACAATATTTATGGCCAAAGCACAGCAGAGAGTAGTCAACAGATTGATATTTACCACGATAACAAACCTGTTATCGCAAGCAGCGACGATTTTATTAAAGTGCTATACGATTTACTTGAAGAAGAAATTGCGCCGCTCGATTTTTTAGGCGCAGGGCAAGAGTTAGTATTGGCACTGGGTGAAGACGAGATAAGCGCGACGGTGGGCGAAGGCCAACAGCTTATCTTTAACAACCTAGAACATCTAGCGAGCCTAGACGTTGAAGACTTCCTAAGCCTACGACTCTATTCAAATAACGATGCTGCGAATATTTTGTGGGAGTATGCGTTTGAGTATTTAGTATTAGAGACCCGATGGGTTGGCTATGACAATGTTGGTGAAGATGGCACAATCTATGTGTCAGCCGACGAGCCTGACGTCCCACTGCAGGCCTTTGTTGTCGGGTATGCTAATCGCGAGAATAAATCGCCGATCAACGTTAACTGGCGGGTCAAAGGCCAAGGCTATATCGGTGACCGGAGCCAAAAATATGCCACACAAGGCGTATTTCCTGCAGAACTTAAAATGCCCACCACAGCAGGTGCCGTAGCGGTTGTCAGTGCCACGATCACTGGCGCAGACAAGCCAGCAATAATGGACCGTATTGAAGTTATCGCCGGTAAGCCTGCTTCTATTGATGTTGTTGTCACGGGTGAAGCGTATATCGAGGGACACAAGCAAATCAGTGTGGCTATTACGGCCAGAGATGCCCATGGTAATGTCGTTACTGATGACACTTCGGTCAATTGGTCGGTAACCGGACAATCTATATTAGCGGAAACTAACAGTGGTACGACAGGAGGCAAAGCATCAACCCTGATCAAAGGTGGCTATCAACCTGGAGAATATAGCTTAACGGTTGGTGTCGGTGATGTTAGTGAAACAATTGAATTTGAGGTCAAGCCGCTGATTGTCACGCTGAGTGATTACCCGATCAATATGGCAGATAACAGGGTTTATCCTATTTCTGTGATGGTAAAAGACGATGACGGTGCACCTGCGGTTGGTGTTAAAGTAATTTTGTCCGTCAATTCAGGTAAGCTAAAAGACAGTGCAATCACCACCGATAGCCGTGGTATGGCAGTTACGCAGCTACACAGCGGTTGGTCACCTAAGCAACAAACACTATTAACGGCAAGAGTCGGGCTAGTACAAAATACCATTGAGAAGATTAAGCATCTACCGATACAAGAGCAATATGCACAAACCAGCAACACATTAGTTGTTGATGACGAAGTCAGTGCTGGTTATGCACAATATGAACGTTTCGACGGCGCTCGCATTGGCCTTTCTTATGAAACCATCGCTGATATGGTGGTCAAAGGAAAGAAAGGTCAAGCCATTGAGTTAAGCTTAGGCTCGCTACTTGACCCCAATATAGCGCCCACAGCGAGCTATTACTTGAACCAAATTCAAGAAAACTTGGTGAACGATGAAGTCGGGCTACATGACGCTATCGCAAGTCATACTACCTTGGTGAGTGAAAGCTTGTCGGGAGTGGGTAAGAGCTTTAAATTTAAGCCACAAGGGTATTTTAACGAATTTGAAGAGTGGGAGCCGAGTAGGCTGGTGATCCCCTTTGATGAGCGCTTGCAGCCGGAAAATAGTACGGGTTTTAGACTGGATCTTAACGCCAGTGAATATAGCGCAACCGTCTTTAGTTTAGAGCGCGGTATTCAAACATTATCAATCAACGAGCTTGGCGAATTAGAATATAGCGTTTACACAGATGACGGAATGAAAGTCGTTAAATCGACACCACTGGTTAAAGGGACGTGGTATAGCATCGGTGGCCGTTTTGCCAATGGTAAGCTAGAACTACAAGTTGGTGAAAACAACATATACACCAATGATAGTGAGGTGGCTGACGCCAGTGAACTGTCGTATTCTATTACTCAACATGGCTTAACGATTGGTGAAGGCCTGTCAGGCAACTTAGCGAATGTCAGTTTTTATAACTGGGATAGCCAACCGCTGTTAACGTTTAAAGGTGGTCATAGCGAAAAAACCGTTTTTTTAGCACAAAACGAAACTCAACAACGGGTTCAAATAGTAAGCACCGGACAGCTTAACAAAAATGGCACCGAAGATGCTCCCGAGCGACTCAAACACTTGCGCGTCGGTTTAAAAATCAATGGCAGCCAGAGTAACTTTGTCGGCGTCATGAGCAAGGAGTTTTATGGCAATATAGCGGCGATGTATGCCGCTAATAACACCCCTCCAGGTTACCCTGTTGTTGGCAACTATCAGCAGAATCAATATCATCCATTCCCGTTTATCGCCAGTGCGAATGCGGGGGTGATTGATTGGGTCGTTGATAATATTTACGATACAGTGGTTGGTGTTGTTGGGTTTTTAATTCCTTATAACGAAACCATTTCGTTTGTAAAACAAGTATATTATTTGGCCACAGACGATGACCAGTTCGACATGATGACGTTGGCACTAGACGGGTTAGCTGTGCTTAGCGTTGTGCCCGTCGCTAAAGGGCTAAAGCCATTATCTGCGGCGTTAAAAAGGGTGTTTGCTCCGTTAAAAGGTAAGCCGTTTATTGGGGCATTAGGCGGCATCATTGCGAAAATGGGTGATGAATTGGTGGCGGGTAAGTTTGATACTCTGCAAACCATGTTGCCGTTTTTACTCATAGCGGGGGAAATGGCCACAGACGATGAAGCCAGGGCGGGGCTCATGGTGATGATAGATTCGATTGCCAGTGCCGATGACTTGCTGGCGTGGGCTGAGTATTTGTCGCTGCCAGCAGACGGTTGGGAAGGTGATGGTGAACCACCAAGTGTTGACACGGCGATGAATATGTTTGATATCGAGCAACGACACAGTGACGTTGGACCATTAGGTTTGGTGATGGGGAGTGCATATGCGGCAAAATTAAGCTTCAAACGGGTAAAATCAGCAATATTTGGGAGAAGCTTATTGAAAGCGGCTCGTCAATTGAACGCTAGAGGAGGCAAGCTTGATGATGGTAAATTGGTAGATGCCGTTAAGAATGTTACCAAGTACACTAAGGATGCATCATCAAAATCTCAGCGTAAAATAGCTTTTTCTCCTGTGTCTCTTACTGGCCTGTTGGTAGGGGGGCATGCATTACGCCGTTATATTTCAAAAAATAATAATTTGAGAATGTCACCATTAACCATCTTAGCAATTTTGACGTATTTAGATTCTCGGAATGTAGTTACTTGTGACGCAGAGGCCATTGGTAACTGTGTACCTTTATCCACTGGCATAGATAAAGAACTAGAAGCTTTATATGTAAAAGCTTTTACTTCATCGTTGAATAAGAATGTAGATAAAGTTTTAGGGAAGTTCGAAAATGGGCACTTATTTCATGTAGGTATGCTTGCATTTAAGCACCTAGTGTATGAAACAACAAATAATGATGAAGACAAAGTCACTGCAATTGAACAAAAGTTTGTTGTTCCGATGTTTAGTCAAAACAGTTTTGGAGAGATATCCGGAGCAGGTGAATATATTAGGTTTTCAGATATAACGTTAAACGGCAATACCCCTCAAAAGAGTACTTTGATTGAGTTAAAGTCGTATAAACATTCAGAAGTAAAAGAGTTAAAGTCGCGCTGGAAACGTTTTGATGTAAACAAAGGAGGTCAAGGGCTTCATAAACAGTTTTATTTAGATAGAGTGTTGATAGCAAAACGTGAAGGGCAAGATAAACTAGCCAATGAAATACAATGGTTTTATCAAAAGTTTAAGCGTAGTAAGGATTTAACTGGGTATACGGAAGCTGATTTAGACAAAGTTGCACAATACGCACGAAAGCTACCAAAAGGTGGGAATAAAAGCGCAGGATACTTTAGTTTGGGTTACAAAAGTAAAAATGATAATAAAGCATTTACTGTCAAAAGCGTTAGAAAAATCCTCTTGCAGGGTGATATCAAAACTTTAATATTAACAGAGGGTAAAAGCGTGTTGTTAGACGGTATCGACGCAGATTTGATAGAAGAATTAATTGTAAATAGTGAGCAGTTTTAATGGATAAATATTTGGCTGGTTGGCAAGCAACTGATAAAAAATGGTTAAAAAAGCGAAAAGCGGACTGGAAAAAAATTAAGCCAGTGGTTGAGCAATACTTCCCAAGAAGTAAAGATATGTTTAACATGTTGAAGGTTTTTTTTATAACAGGGGATGTAGAACGGGCGAATTTCGCTGGTTTTACAGCAAGTTTTTTGCAGGAAGATCACATCGATGTTGACGATGAGTTTGACTGTGCATTATATGGAATTGATGGCCGGGTCTTTTTATTATTACTCTTTAGCCCAATTCAAACGGTTGATATATATGACTACGTGATAGATAGAATAAAGAAACGTGATGATCTTTTCGAAAAAGAAATGGTTTCGGCAAGAAAGTCTTACATGAGTTGCGTCAAACGGTTCCATTATACTTTGAACAAAAGAACTCAAACAAGTGCCTTAGTACCAGCTTTGGCGGGCAGGGACGAGTTGCTTTATCAATACTTACACGGTTCGACATTAATAGAGGATATTGAGTTTCAAGCAACAAAAGATAAAGACGGATATGTATATGGGCAGCTTAATTTATTTGGAGGAATGCTAAAAGCCTTTTTATCGATGCCTTACCCGAATGATTTTGACCTCTATCAGTGGAATGTAAATTATTATAAATCGTGTTTTCACTATGCGCGCAAACACAATATTACTATCGAGGATATTCCATTAGCAGACACTGCTTTGATTTACTATTGCTTGTTTATTATTGAAAACCCAGATGATTTTCATACTATTAAATTCAATGTCGCCAAACAGTACAAGACGTTCTTGTTAAACGATCCATTATTAGATGCAATGAGACTTAATATTGATGAGGCCGTTCAATTGTGGTCTGCCACCGCAACAAAACATAAATGCGATGAATTGAGAAAGCTTTGCTGGGAAAGTTGGAAAGAAACAATTTGGTTAGATAAAACTCAATTTGATGAGTTTGGTAAACCTTTGAGTGGCGAGAAACAATGATTTATAAATGTGACTCGCTCAGTTAGTAATTTCGGGCACCCAGTGTGCCGAGCTAAATCGGTAGAAGATTGGAGGTGAAAGTCCTCTGCTTGGTAAGGCTCAGCAAGACGCCAAGTTATTATTATGTTAGTAGTTAACGGTCAATTCAAGCAGCTAAGCATAAAAACATGGTTACTAGAGGATGCTAAGTCCATCTTACTTGATGGGATAGACTCAGACACAATTAACGAATTA
Encoded proteins:
- a CDS encoding Ig-like domain-containing protein; translation: MLLVTKRQGLNGRDVSAGRNFGQVFSQSNNMQFTMLLRGPASAPFDYVGYGESYSEWQSKSGINPLLHKRKADHLRPQEKLRIVAINRKTGYIGTARTTYSTLSNGGESVQLDMQPPNLKIIAEREYDVESGLTQGQERKYLIGYEGAALASDKIIKITTQWFDHDGSPLPEGLGDFGYTGRLAKIVGVNTLGKDGSALAEFSIKPGSHTQQIQVGNSPTKNEHYYVQVNGQSINENPTFDTLGAGEGPLRYRPKNYVPVLTPIFDESLSWQQYLAYRKYQSDNPTETIEKPEPLYRWFYRPELQFSLYSLEINNIYGQSTAESSQQIDIYHDNKPVIASSDDFIKVLYDLLEEEIAPLDFLGAGQELVLALGEDEISATVGEGQQLIFNNLEHLASLDVEDFLSLRLYSNNDAANILWEYAFEYLVLETRWVGYDNVGEDGTIYVSADEPDVPLQAFVVGYANRENKSPINVNWRVKGQGYIGDRSQKYATQGVFPAELKMPTTAGAVAVVSATITGADKPAIMDRIEVIAGKPASIDVVVTGEAYIEGHKQISVAITARDAHGNVVTDDTSVNWSVTGQSILAETNSGTTGGKASTLIKGGYQPGEYSLTVGVGDVSETIEFEVKPLIVTLSDYPINMADNRVYPISVMVKDDDGAPAVGVKVILSVNSGKLKDSAITTDSRGMAVTQLHSGWSPKQQTLLTARVGLVQNTIEKIKHLPIQEQYAQTSNTLVVDDEVSAGYAQYERFDGARIGLSYETIADMVVKGKKGQAIELSLGSLLDPNIAPTASYYLNQIQENLVNDEVGLHDAIASHTTLVSESLSGVGKSFKFKPQGYFNEFEEWEPSRLVIPFDERLQPENSTGFRLDLNASEYSATVFSLERGIQTLSINELGELEYSVYTDDGMKVVKSTPLVKGTWYSIGGRFANGKLELQVGENNIYTNDSEVADASELSYSITQHGLTIGEGLSGNLANVSFYNWDSQPLLTFKGGHSEKTVFLAQNETQQRVQIVSTGQLNKNGTEDAPERLKHLRVGLKINGSQSNFVGVMSKEFYGNIAAMYAANNTPPGYPVVGNYQQNQYHPFPFIASANAGVIDWVVDNIYDTVVGVVGFLIPYNETISFVKQVYYLATDDDQFDMMTLALDGLAVLSVVPVAKGLKPLSAALKRVFAPLKGKPFIGALGGIIAKMGDELVAGKFDTLQTMLPFLLIAGEMATDDEARAGLMVMIDSIASADDLLAWAEYLSLPADGWEGDGEPPSVDTAMNMFDIEQRHSDVGPLGLVMGSAYAAKLSFKRVKSAIFGRSLLKAARQLNARGGKLDDGKLVDAVKNVTKYTKDASSKSQRKIAFSPVSLTGLLVGGHALRRYISKNNNLRMSPLTILAILTYLDSRNVVTCDAEAIGNCVPLSTGIDKELEALYVKAFTSSLNKNVDKVLGKFENGHLFHVGMLAFKHLVYETTNNDEDKVTAIEQKFVVPMFSQNSFGEISGAGEYIRFSDITLNGNTPQKSTLIELKSYKHSEVKELKSRWKRFDVNKGGQGLHKQFYLDRVLIAKREGQDKLANEIQWFYQKFKRSKDLTGYTEADLDKVAQYARKLPKGGNKSAGYFSLGYKSKNDNKAFTVKSVRKILLQGDIKTLILTEGKSVLLDGIDADLIEELIVNSEQF